One Emys orbicularis isolate rEmyOrb1 chromosome 20, rEmyOrb1.hap1, whole genome shotgun sequence genomic window, ATATGACTAGTacaatagtaaatgaaacaatgaattcacactcctgtggctcttttgggtcaTGCTGATCGCTAATTTGCCTCCTGGACCACTGAGGTTTGAGTAGCACTGCTCTAAAACGAAGGTTGTTCAGACTGAAACGACAGGCCCAGCGCTTAAATTCAGAGGGAGCCGTCTGGAGCGGAGGTCTGGTAAATGTTTTCTGACctcctggagtttttatagcatgttgggggcagAGACACTGGGGAGCTACGGGAAATACTCTATGAGAATTTAGTGCAGGTGGAGAGGCAGAACCCGCACGCTCACTGCAGACTTACTTCGGCTGTTTGGAGCGTAATAGTTGGCGGTTTGCTGGGCATCGCCAACGTCATAGATGATGGGCACGGCGGGGCCATTGTTGGTCTTGCAGACGCCAGCGCCGTATTTCACTGGGTATTTCTGGGAGACAAACGCAGTGAGAATCCAGTGTTAGTTTCCATCCCTATGGCAGGGCAGCTCCAGCACAGACAAGGCAGGCTTGACTGACACATGCTCGCTGGGTGATTAGTTCAGTCAGTGCCACCTCCCACACAGGCCAGTCCTGGGGCACAGTGACCCCAGCAGTGGGCAGGGAAATCTGGCATGTCAAGGTGCCCCTTGGGGTGGATTTATCACagactgtttggggcagggactgtttttctGTTCTGGGTccgtgcagcacctagcaccgtgGGGCCCTggtctgcggggggaggggaggagggtgttcGCTAGGAGCTGGCACAATGCGGGCAGTAAATGATAATAGGTGAGAATCAGCATGTGTCCAGCACCACTGCCCGCTGCCCTGGCACTGAGGAGATGCCACTGCTAGGACACTGAACCCCAAAGCTGGGTCTCAAGGGTGGGTCAAGGGCTTGGCCTAGCACCAAAGCACCTTTGTCCAATGGCCCCGCCCATCTCCAGGGCATGAGGTGGGGTCAGTCTCTGGGGCCCATTCAGCCCCTCTGCTGAGTCTGCCAGCAGGTCAGAGACAAGGGGGGTGGCTGGTTCGGGATGTGAACACCAGCAAGTGGCTGAGACCAGCCAGCTCACCTCACACCAAGGTCATGGTCAGATTCCAATGCGTCGAGGGGAAGGCTCCTTGTCCCATGATCAGCCTCTGGCCCCCCAGCATGGAGCATTTGTAGCATGTTGAGGATTTGCCCAACTCAGTTCCTCCATCTACACTGGGGCCAGCAGAGCCACCCGGTCCCTCCTGCACATGCCCCTCCAAAGCCCCCAGCTCCGTGCCATCACCTGGTAGAGTTTGAAGAGGTTACCCCCCTCTGAGGACAGGAAGCCGCTCTCGGTGTGGTACCTCAGGATGGACCTGTTCTTCCATTCCTTCAGGGGTGTCTTGTTGGTTACGTGCCACACGGACAGGTCCTGAGCTTGCAGATCATAATAACCAGGGTTCTGAAAAGCGAGGACCCAGCTGAAACTTCTTAACCACATCCCTGGTACTTACCcggcaacccccacccccagggcatcTGGGCACCTCCCCAGCTGTGGCTCATGCCCCACAAGGCAGAGAAGCACCATTCCCATTGTACGGGGgagaacggaggcacagagactaggtgacttgccctaggtcacacagggggcctgtggcagggcagggaatgGAAGCCAGGGCTGCCAAGCCCTCAGCTAGCACCTTGACCTCTGGACCATCCCTCCATATAACCTCCCATGCCCGTGTCCCCCACCTGCCCATGTGCATTCAACCACTTCTAACGgaccctctctccccagcaggtAGCTATTGGCCATGGAGAAGGGGACCCTACCTTGTAGTCGTCGCTGGTGGAGCCCACCGCGGAGCCGAAGGTGTTGTAATTGGCCCAGTTGCCATCTCCCTCTGGGTAGTTGACGTCGCTCCCCTGCTGGCTGGACCAGCGATCGCCATTGGTGCACTTGCCATAGATGTTGTTCTCGTGCACGCTGGCCACCAGGGTCCAGCCGCCCCCCTTGGTGGTCATGTCGCAGAAGGTCTGGTAGATCTCGCCATTCTCGGTGCGCAGGGTGTAAATCCCatctgcagggggcggggtgggaaggggggagcgCCGAGCTGGTCAGCCAGGGccggggaaaggggcagggccctctCGGAGCCAGCCATTAAAAGGGAAACGCCCAGGTGAGGAGCTTCTAGTGCGCTGCAGCAGGGCCCACACCCGGAGTCACGGGAGCAAGACGTGCCCCTGCATCTGGGAGCAGAGCGGCCTGATTCTCAGGGACACTAAAGCCCCCTAGGCAGCGGGAAGTGAGTGCAAATTACAGGGGCTCCGAAAGGACGGGGACTGAGCCTTTCCACACACAagctgtagcactttaatgatACCGGTGTAGTTACAGCGCTACAAATTGTGGACACAATTTACACTGGCTTTGTTTGTACGGTCATCCACAAAGGATTATCCGGGTGTGCTGGAATTATGAGTAAAATGTGTTGTAACCAGATAGACAAGGGGATAAGggaagatcttttattggaccaacatctgttggtgagagagagacaagtgtttgagccacacaaagctcttctgTGAAAGCGCGTCCCTCtgaccaacagaggttggtctggtaatagatattacctcacccaccttatctctgtattatcctgggactgacacagcagcagctacactgcatttAAACCAGTTGTCAGGAGAGTtgataaacaggttttctccagacaaaggaaaggGGCCAACACCTCaaacccagaggtgctggaactaggggtgctgggggtgtggcagcaccctctggcttgaagtggtttccatcatatacggggtttacagtttggttcagtggctctcagcacccccattatacaaattgttccagcaaccCTGCTCAAACCAGAGGTGGCCAAATTCAGTGGGTGATTCATCTGTATGGGAGGCAGCGGAAAGAGCTCGTTTGCCCTGTAGAAATCACTAGTGGGGCGAAGACAGACCAGTATCCGCCCCAGGAGGAACAGGAACGCTGGCTggatccatttcaaaggtttattgGGCTATAAAGAGAGGGGAGTGAACCCTTAAGTTCCCTTTACCAGAGGAGACAAGGAAAAGCAGAACCTGGGACTCTGTGGGGATCCTGACTAAGAACtaaccagccactgctgggaaaGGAAGTTTGGTCAGAAAACGCCTGGAACAAACCTTGTGAAGTTACGCCTTTGCCGTTAGACAGCgtagttttaattttgtttgttggGAGCCCTTTCTGTCTGGAGCCCGTCTACTGGAACTCACTTCAAACCTCCCTCGCTTTACTACAATAAACTGGTTTGACTGTTTATCTaacccaaccctgtgctttggtGGAACTGAGGTGATTGTTAGCTCCAGTCAAGATAACAAGCTATTGTTCCTGTCCTGTGCAGTGCTAGGGGCTGTGCGCTGCAGAGAGACGTCTCCGCGGAGCTCGGGGGCTGGAGTTCACTGAGTTACCGGCTAGGTGACGTTTAGGCTGGGAGGGCCCtgaggagtttgctggcaaggcagacaggctggaGCAGGATGGAGCTTTCCACTGCTGCATACCTCCCActtgctggggctggcagggctaGCAGAGTGTCTCACAGTGCTGGGTATCGACAGCAGCTTGTCACAGCCAGCCCTGGTAATGCGGTTCCCCACTGTGCCCACAGGCAGGCAggtgcccctgctcccagcacagaaaTGCCCGGGTGCATCTGAGCCAACTGGACCCAGCTGTGGCCTTTacactggggctggagcaggcccCAGAAGAGGCAAAGCAGCTTCTGCAGGTCCAGGGATGCTTCCTCCACACTCACCTCCAGCCCTGGCCCAGGTGGCTTTAATTTCCTTGCAGCTGCGGGGCAGGCTCTGGTAGCTCTGGCCGCTCTGGCCACTCTGGCCACTCTGGGAGCAGGACGTGTCTTCCCAGTTCTCCAGCAGGTCACGGATGGCGAGTTTCAGTTCAGCAGCACCCACGCTCTCGGCTGCACAGGGGGTGACTTGGCGTTAGTTAGGAGTTTTCTCTGTTACTATGTATGGGGCCAGAACAGCAGAGCCCACCCTTCCGCTGCATTGCCAACTCACGAGATCacaatcatgagttagacctcCCAAAACCAGGATGTTTTGCCCCAAAATCATGAATTTGGGTTTTTATTGAAAGACTATATTGTGTTTTTTCAGTCTGCCTTTTGATAGCTGAATTCCCGCTGCCCCTCCTCATGGTTGTGTGACATTTAGTATTTCCTACTCTCCCAAATGTATCGGGGAAGGGGATTTTATCCCCTCTACAGGAGCTCTCGCCCCCCACATGCCCTTCCCTTGCCCAGCAATTAAcgctgcaccctaacccccaaaTCAATCCTGTTCCCAGTTCCCACATCAGATCTGCCCCCACATCTGCCTCTTGCATCAATTCTGTCTGTCCTCCAGCCCTCAAATCAGTTCAGCCCCCCTACCAGTGCTGCGCCCAGCCCctatccagccctgcccccagctccacatcCGTCCTGTCCCtatccagcccccagccccacatctgcccagctcccccaagCATCCCATCAGTTCTGCTCCTCCTACAGCTCCTAGGATTTGTCACTCCTCCCAGGCttagggggctgcagcagcacccccatcccctcctgcctTCCCAGGTTGGGTGTTGCAGGggcgagggggaggagcagaggaacCGTCCTGTCCCTgttgctcacaggaggggaggggaaagtggaACTGCGCTAAGCTGCTGTGCTCTTTAGGCCCCTCCTGTGAGAAGGGGAGCAAAGGGGGAGAGGCTCTGCCAGCTTCCTGAGGGCTGAACTCCAAGGGGGCGGCTGGAGCGTCTCATGTCGCTGCAAGTGGAGCTTGTGCCCCGGCTGACATGCTGTCACTTGTGACAAATCATGAGAGCTGGTGACACTTTGTCATCATGGCGCCCAGTGGAGATCCcaagccctgggggcagggatggggcacaaCGCTGTGATGGGGCAGAGCAGATGTGTCTAGGTATAAATGCTCTGGGTGGGACCCACACAGGGACTTTAAAGTGGAACGGatgcattttaaatatatacatttaaaacCTGTTCCACATCCTTAAATCAGCAGCAGAAGAGCTTTATAGATTTTAGAATCAGACATAGGGGCTAGGTTGCAGAACTGGCTGGAGTGTGAGCGGCTGGAGACTcagggcttttgaaaatcaggtcacttttttAGGAGTCTtttggggccaagattttcagactgattttgggtgcccaactcaaGACATCTGAGGCCCCTTTACGGTGTCTCAAGATTGACACCCAAAAATCACTCATCACTTTTGAAACTCTTGGCTTCAGAGTCAAACTTTTTGTACTTGGACAATCAGCTCTTCGGGGCTGGTGTTGTCTtcctgttctgggtttgtacagcgcctggcgcgacAGGGGCCTGGTCCAGGATTGGGACGCCCAGGTGCATCCGTAACCCCGAGTAATAAAACTAATACCTTTAGGCGCCCACCTCTGCAAATCTTGACTCCAGAACACGGACAGAAGAAATTCACTGGAGCAGGTTCCTTATGAACCAGGGGTggaaggaggctgcctgccaGTTGGGGTCGTTATTGCCTCACTTGTGTATCAGCAAAGCCTCCCCTGTAGCAACCCGCCCAGCTCTTCCCCTGCATGTATCACAGCCCTGGCCCCAGAGGCAGGGTCAGAGTTCGGGAGAATTAGTTCCCAGAAGAGGAAAACGAAACAGCCACTTACCGCAAGGGGTTGCCCTGGTCACTGAGATGAGGAGCAGCAGGAGAGCGAGTTGCTTCATTGTTGACTTTGCAGCAGGGAAAACAGTAGATCAGCTGGTTAATAGCCAGGCTGGagctagtcagggccggctctagcgtttttgccgccccaagcagcaaaaaaaaaaaaaaaaaaaagccgcgatcacgattggcggcaattcggcggcaggtccttcgctctgagagggagtgatggccccgctgccgaattgccgccgaacggccggacgtgccgcccacctcttcattggccaccccaggcacttgcttgctacgctggtgcctggagccggccctggggctaGTTAGTGTCACAGAgcatgcggggggaggggcggctccTCCCCAAATCTCCAGCTCCCAGGGCTGCCCTGGCTCTCTGCATAACCTGCCCTTGGCACTAACTCCCTGCAGCCCTTGAGTTCAGTGGGGGTTTGCTGGAGTGGGGATGGCCTCGCAGTGACATCCTTAGAGCAGTTTTTATCTTCAGAGCCCACTGAGGTGAGCCGGGCGGGAGGAATCCAAGTAGCATCATGTGCACAGAAGAAGCCCTCCCCCTGCACTCCCTCTGCTAACTGAGCCTCACATCACCCCGTAGGGTGGCCAGGTCTCATTATACCCATTTtgatgatggggaaactgaggcagatagtGCCTGAcctgaagcccattgaagtcagtggaatgccTCACACTGGCTCCAGTCGGCGCTGGGATCAGGTCTAGAGAAGGGATGTGAGGGGATCGGTTCCCAAGTCCCATCTCAGACCTTTTTCTAGGAGTCTTTCTCCTTGCTCTGCAGCAGAACCGACACCAGCACATTTCACTCATGCCCTGGCATCTTCCCGAGCACTGCATGGCCACAGCTTCATGAGCCTAGCCAAAGGGCCCTGCAACACAGCTATCCAATGCTAgcggcaggcagagggggcttgtTAAGGCTCagattcaggagagctgggttcaattccccctctgtcactcactcctCAGGCAGGTGATGGGCTCTCTCTGagctcagctccccagctgtaaaacaggggtgtcaaggctgcttccccactttgaactttagggtacaaatgtgggggcctgcatgaaaacttctaagcttaactaccagcttagatctggtccgctgccaccactcccaaagtgctaattcccttccctgggtagccttaagagactcttcaccaattccctggtgaatacagatccaaaccccttggatcttaaaagcaggaaaatcaatcaggttcttaaaaagaaggcttttaattaaagaaaaaggtaaaaatcatctctgtaaaatcagcatggaaaataactttacagggtaatcaaacttaaagagcccagaggaatcccctctagctttaggttcaaagttacagcaaacagagataaacactctagcaaaaaggtacatttacaagttgagaaaacaaagataaaaactaacacgccttgcctggctgtttacttacaagtttgaaatatgagagacttgttcagaaagatttggagagcctggattgatgtctggtccctctcagtcccaagagcgaacaacccccaaaacaaagagcacaaacaaaagccttccccccaccaagatttgaaagtatcttgtccccttattggtcctttgggtcaggtgtcagccaggttacctgagcttcttaaccctttataggtaaaaggattttggagtctctggccaggagggattttatagtactgtacacaggagggctgttacccttccctttatagttatgacaaggggtGAGAACCGTCCCTACTTCACCAGGTGCTCTGAGGATAAGTCCATTGAGGCTTGTGTGTGCTGGGGAGCCAGATGGAACCATGCTGATGCTATGCAATAATAAGGCCTAGTGCTCTTCATGAGTGGATCTCAGAGCAGCTCAGtagcattatcctcattttacagctgtAGAGATACCAACAACGTCTTGGGCTTTTTAAAGCTACTATTTGTCGTGTTGACATATCACAACTACTGCTACGTGACATCACTGAGGAATGTACTAAGGGGAAGGGTCAGGACTCACCTGGTTCCCAGTTCCAGTGTCGCTGAGGCGTCTAACTACAGATTTCAGCATCAGAAGCTTCTGGCCAGAGAGACAGAGCGATTCCTCTGCTGCACCAGTCGCAGATCTAACCTTTTATAGGGAGTGGAGCCACCCAATAAAAGCAAACACAACTTACAAACAATAGAACTCTCCAGacaccccacccaggggctggggagaaggttACCAGCGAAAACGTTAAATGGGGTCAAATCTAGTTCATGTTCCAGATATCTGAATTTATTGTCTTTCAAAACAACCTCTGCCAGTCCAGCCAGGAAACTCCATGTTGATGCAAAAGCATATGGTAGGCGTGACATTATTGCATTATCACTAATTGTTTGCATGCTGCGGCTGAGTATTGATTCAGGTGATGGAGTTGAATGGTCCTGATGAAGCCAAGAAGGAAGTTGGAGCTCTGTAGATCCTCCACTGATATAATAACGAGGCAGCCTAAAGCAGGAACTTTGCTATTTAGGTTTCACTGAAACAGCGTCTCTGCCCtttgtcacagatccacaggtcAGGTGCTCTTGATCAATTCTGGACTGGTCGCTGGGAGGACCCCTTCAGTGCCCCAGACCCGTTTTAGGGTCACACTCTCActacgcatctgaagaagtgaggttcttacccacgaaagcttatgctcccaatacttctgttagtctcaaaggtgccacaggaccctctgttactctCAGTACGGTAAGCCTCTtggcttcaccacctccttagACCGAACCTCGGAGCCTTAAGCACTCCACTTTGCACCATGAGCTCGCTTCAGCAAGTCCACCTGAGTTGGACACTTGAGAGAGACTTGAACACCCAAAGGGAGCAATGCACCCCTACCTTCACCATGTGCAGTATggtggccaggtgcctggttttcgaCAGGAATgtccggtcgaaaaggggacctgacagtgtctggtcagatctaCAGACCGGACATCCAAAGTCCGGTTACTGTaggcaggggaggtggggaggcaATCAACCGTGCCAGCCCCAActcagctggggccacctccTACTAGCAtcaggtggctgcagctcccagccccggctccacaaGTCTCTCCCacctgggaagaggggaggagaggtgggggagaggggaaaagcagtgagcaaaggggagaggggggcagaggagggaatggggtgaggattcaggggaagaggcgggatggGGGAGGTTCCAGCACacctgctggagtgtccagttttaaaatattacaaaattggcaactctaatgtgcagtgactctcagccagtgtggtAAAGGCAGCAGGGTTTATGAGATGTCTGGAACACAGCCTGGAAAGTCCTTGGTTAGCCCAGAGAACAGAAAGTTACAGCCTGGTCCATCTGGGTCAGTCCCAGAGAACAGAGCCCTCTGACCccctctttagtcccagtgcaggAGCGTCTCTTGCCTCTAGGAGCCCAGACTTAACATCCCCATCGGGCCCCTCCTCTGTCTTTTGTTACTGTTCCCTGGCAAACATTGTCACCTGACCCTGCTCCTTAGcgctttgttctccagctggtcacACCCAACTGGCTGCCTGTGGAGGTGGTCCATCCATGGTCATTAATTGCTAGGTGCCAAATGTCCGGGCAATGGGAGTGGCCATTGTCTTCTCAGACTCTCCATGGGCTTGGGGCCCCAgaccccaaacagccaggcgtcaGTCATGCCTGTATCTCTGGGTCTCTGCAAAGAGTAAATCACCCTTCCTCATTATCTAGTTACACCATGCACCACACAGTGTTAATGTGTGAGGTGTGTCAGTGTCCCACTGTGACAGAAAATACCCCTTTGTTCACACCTTACACACTATTGTCATAGTATTTGTACAAGgtatgtcttgtgaggtgtcatttaaAACCTGataacttgctgatcagtaatatcaGGGCAATATTCCCATAGCAGcgttatatgtaaagttatgaatgtgTTCTGAACTCATGAGTGAAGTGTGTTTCCCAGATTAGTCTGGGGAGTGGCTAaatcagttcctcagagacaaaggtcaagcctcctcctcagccaggtgtcagccTGCTCAGTGGCcgttctttggcaaggaaggggagagggaacaaAATCTTCAGCTTAGCAAAGACACTGCCTGTcgcctggctcccagctggaaatgcttctcaaaggggggccaggactataaaaagaaggggcagacaccccaagacacccctcttctctctccctgtctgTCTCTGGCATCATacttaagaagacaaaggaaaacagctgttggactcCATGGGGAGGTGCTCCTGGCCTGAGAgcttggtcagtaatctgctggagcatgtggtgagaaattttgcttgactctaatagtttgttaagttaggcctTAGTAAGTATTTTATCTTTacttttcttgtaaccatttctgacttttgtgcctcattgcttgtactcacttaaactctgtctctttgtagttaatgaacttgttttactgttttatctaatccagtgtgtttaaactgaagtgtctgggtacCTATTTAAGATAATAAACTGgaatattattcccttaaaggaatataTCTGTACTGCCCAGTAGAGGGCTGCGCGGtataggacatacatttctgggggaagatccgggactgggagtgtgttggggtcaccctgcaatatGAACCAGGCTGTAGAGAGTCAGGGTGTAGCTGGCAGGCAGCAGTCACACACGGACGCTCATGGGGGTGACTTggatgctggaggctgtttgtgagaggACCAGTTTGAGCTGTTACAGCAAGGCATTGAAGGCACCCAAGGTTTCAGGGCAGTGGTGATACAGTCCCCCACTAGTCTGGATTGTGCTCCAGTATGTCATACCCACTCAGGGATCTTATAAAGCAAGGGGACACAGAGAGGTTTCTTAATTGGTCTCCAGAGTCTCAGTTTGTGTTAGACAGAAAAGTCAGCCTCCAGCTGTTCTGGTTGTTGAGAAAACCTTGAAAACGTGGCCAAGCGTAACCTGTGCAGAGACATTTGCCTGGGTCTGCCACGAGCCTGAAACAGTAACTGAGGCGTGAACTGCCCATGTGTTTCAATGGGAGCTAATTCAGATctgtcgtggaaagaatcacccacgcagtgattttagttcacagactcagagcctgaggcctttattgcaatacataccaaacgCGTTTGGGGTGCCGTTCAGGAACTAGCAcccctagcaacagctcacaggctgcttttattccattaaaccacaagcagggtacaaacaatacgtcatgaattaaatcattgggggcaaatcacaagctgagcaggggttgcacatgagctgatcacgagctaggaagcaggggttggggtcagtcttctcacccccctccctaccctctgacttaatttccgaggagtgggtgtttgtttgggtagaagggcgcttggtggtttccgcaggggtggtgctcggccctagcttgggtacatttctcaagactcggactatgtcattttccgggggatttcagtaaaggcttaaggggggggctagtttgcagatagctggactatggaaaatttttcaaataattatagcagcaaggatgattaactgtctgcaaaacaatttcttaatatcgAGCATATTAtgttatttccgtagcttgcggttatcatatttcTAAAGCCTTGCGGTTTCTTTAGCTTTTAGCCCTTAAACTAACTCTGTAtttttccctcctctgttgctgcttttgactgggcctagccttacaaactgatttgagcagtttggttcaggcttttaggcctaccccattacccatgaaagtcctcagtatggcagatttctaggggagatgtttcagggtcttcaggcccaggatcttggttatcggaaagaaggccaccctgctctatttccccacagatcATGCCATGGCCTTTAAGACCATTTCATCAAAGTGTGTAAGGGAGGAGAGGGAGTGCATGAAGTTCTACAGGAGCATTTTCCAAACTGTGGGGTATGTTCACCTGGGAGCCAAGACAATGTAGGATTTAAGTGCAGGCCTTTAACAgcatgtgctgggcactgcagggatgggaggggccaTGAATTGTGGTGTTGTCCCGAACGGGAGATCAGATTTCAAACATCTGCAGCTTTGCCAACCCCAGGCCCTGGCATTAAAGAATCAAGGGTCAGGCCCTAAAGATTTGAgattttttacaaaaacaaacaaagttggattctttttctttgccttctggattCGGAGCCTTTGGGTCACAGTCAGGTCACCTTTTCCAACTTCTCTCTACAACCACGAGGGCAAGAAACTGCCTTGTTTTAAAAATGAGAGCTGAGTTTCTCACCTGATCCTTTGACTCTAGGAACCAGGGCTTccagaaacaacaacaaccaatACATTGTCAGACTCGTGATAACATCACAACAGCTGGCAAGACTGTGTTTGGGAAATGCTGCCTGGGTGCTTAGGGACATCAGTAGCAATCTATCATGCATGCTGTCTAGGTCGctgtagcgaggcggtctggctccccgccgccccagagagggacgagcctctctggacaccaaagtgggcggagccagcaaACCCTGCGCCCGCCTCTCAGAGGTcagggcgcaggacaggaagtataaaagcccgaccCCAGAGCTCACTTGGCTCTCAGCCACCGGAGCGACCAGATGCTTGTGGTGTAGCTCCTGGTGGGGAGACCACAGCGATCAGCGGCCAACCCAAGGACTGGCCAGACCTGCCAACGCCTGATGCTAGCCCAAGCCCAGAGATGCTGCCAAGCCTACTGCTCGCCCATTACCCCGAGGAACTCCCAGGCCTACTGTGTGCCAGttaccccgaggagctgccaaACCTACCGCTCGCCAGCTatcctgaggagcccatggtgtgtgacCCCGTGGAGGATGCCGtccggacccaggtacctctagagggggagataggaagtagcccgggggcagctgacccgagtctggctacaacactgccagagccaatgtcagtgtgttgcagtcagggtccccactgacacagcagcgggtcttctgctgctgctaggccctgggctgggacgcaatggagtgggtgggcctgtgtccccccgcCACCCACCTAGCGGGTGGCCGTCTCCCCCTCTCTCCGGctgctcagagccaggagcctgggggtTTGCTGTTGAACCtgtctgctcagccctgcctgagggcctgagctactggctgcttgttgccccgccctgacccagggcctgggcctgctaatattgaactgtttgctcagccccagcCGGAGCTGCTGACTGTTTACCACAGAGCCAAGCTAATTCCCTGACACACCTGACCAATGTAGTGAGGCGgtctggctccccgccgcccc contains:
- the LOC135892409 gene encoding intelectin-like protein; the encoded protein is MLKSVVRRLSDTGTGNQSTMKQLALLLLLISVTRATPCAESVGAAELKLAIRDLLENWEDTSCSQSGQSGQSGQSYQSLPRSCKEIKATWARAGDGIYTLRTENGEIYQTFCDMTTKGGGWTLVASVHENNIYGKCTNGDRWSSQQGSDVNYPEGDGNWANYNTFGSAVGSTSDDYKNPGYYDLQAQDLSVWHVTNKTPLKEWKNRSILRYHTESGFLSSEGGNLFKLYQKYPVKYGAGVCKTNNGPAVPIIYDVGDAQQTANYYAPNSRTEFIAGYIQFRVFNNEKAAMALCSGVKATGCNTETYCIGGGGFFPEANPIQCGDFPAFAWNGYGTHQHWSVSKEMLESAVLLFYR